A region from the Aegilops tauschii subsp. strangulata cultivar AL8/78 chromosome 5, Aet v6.0, whole genome shotgun sequence genome encodes:
- the LOC141022500 gene encoding 2-isopropylmalate synthase A-like, protein MNSMNYLSNPNSVCSIIPLTRRVPRSTFRIGAGAASTMAYRRYRPVPVAASPMAHRPVPGSTVLCFASARQPEPVPESTRRKLVAARLLADLRADAIVARCLDSLPDDLDAVRAIAMEVGNTPIGEDGHVPVICAVSGCNKGDIGAAWEALRHAQKRRIRLVDVDVGAMQMQHKTAEQVVADARDMVAYARTVGFLHIEFTPEDPARYKFLFDRFVGQII, encoded by the exons ATGAACTCCATGAACTACCTGTCCAACCCAAACTCTGTCTGCTCCATCATCCCACTAACCAGACGCGTCCCCCGCTCCACCTTCCGCATCGGCGCCGGCGCCGCGAGCACCATGGCTTACCGGCGTTACCGCCCCGTTCCCGTCGCCGCGAGCCCCATGGCTCACCGCCCCGTCCCAGGCTCCACTGTCCTGTGCTTTGCGAGTGCTCGGCAGCCGGAGCCCGTTCCGGAAAGCACCAGGAGGAAGCTCGTCGCCGCGCGCCTGCTCGCCGACCTCCGCGCCGACGCCATCGTTGCGCGCTGCTTGGACTCCCTGCCGGATGACCTGGACGCCGTGCGGGCCATCGCCATGGAGGTGGGGAACACGCCCATCGGAGAGGACGGCCACGTGCCGGTCATCTGCGCCGTGTCGGGGTGCAACAAGGGGGACATCGGCGCCGCCTGGGAGGCCCTGCGCCACGCGCAGAAGCGGCGCATCCGTCTCGTCGACGTCGACGTTGGTGCCATGCAGATGCAGCACAAGACGGCCGAGCAGGTGGTGGCCGACGCCAGGGACATGGTGGCTTACGCGCGCACTGTTGGATTCCTCCACATCGAGTTTACCCCCGAGGATCCCGCCAG GTACAAATTTTTGTTCGACAGATTTGTTGGCCAAATAATCTGA